Proteins from a genomic interval of Ferviditalea candida:
- a CDS encoding ABC transporter substrate-binding protein gives MKKLFFLTMVLMLILSGCGGNNASSGSNTGGSASSSGNDAAKSSAEPSSAPKVAEVKIGGLYPLSGGLASEGQDMANAVQMAVDEVNAAGGIKSLGGAKVVLDKADSEGKPQKGVSEVQRLDRDGVVGILGTYASGVALPATQEAEKAKIPFVVDIAVVNEITERGFKYTFRIQPPAKIMANNFLSYISMLNDKSSVKLSTAVLAHEDSVFGSSIAALIKENAAKSGIKTLEDIPYPASTPDMSSVVNKIKSLNPDIVVTTGYLRDGTMLIKGLHDANVKPKSIIGVANGAFSNQQFITQQKDINQNIMDVNYTINPKSDLANQVKEKYKNQFQKDMSANAAYSYTAAQVLLDAIERAASADRDKIREALTQTDFSKHILPQSPIKFDATGQNVNAQAVLNQIFDGKSQVVFPDDYKTANPVYPMP, from the coding sequence ATGAAAAAATTATTTTTTCTGACAATGGTTTTGATGTTGATTCTCTCGGGCTGCGGCGGCAACAATGCTTCAAGCGGCTCGAACACCGGCGGCAGCGCAAGCAGCAGCGGCAATGACGCAGCCAAAAGCTCCGCGGAACCGAGCAGCGCTCCAAAGGTCGCCGAGGTCAAAATTGGCGGTCTTTATCCGCTCAGCGGCGGTCTGGCCAGCGAAGGCCAGGATATGGCCAATGCCGTTCAGATGGCGGTGGATGAGGTGAATGCAGCTGGAGGCATCAAATCTCTGGGTGGAGCGAAGGTGGTTCTGGATAAAGCGGATAGCGAAGGGAAGCCGCAAAAAGGCGTTTCCGAGGTTCAACGCCTGGATCGCGACGGCGTAGTCGGCATACTGGGAACCTACGCGAGCGGCGTGGCGCTTCCGGCTACCCAGGAGGCGGAGAAGGCGAAGATTCCGTTTGTCGTCGACATCGCCGTAGTCAATGAAATTACCGAAAGAGGCTTCAAGTACACTTTCCGCATTCAGCCTCCGGCCAAAATCATGGCCAACAACTTCCTGAGCTATATCTCGATGCTGAATGATAAATCCTCCGTGAAGCTGAGCACTGCCGTATTGGCGCATGAGGACTCCGTATTCGGATCGAGCATTGCGGCTTTGATCAAGGAAAATGCAGCAAAGAGCGGGATCAAGACCCTTGAGGATATTCCGTATCCGGCGTCCACGCCCGATATGTCGAGCGTCGTCAACAAGATTAAGTCTTTGAATCCGGATATCGTTGTCACAACCGGCTATCTTCGCGACGGTACGATGCTCATCAAAGGGCTGCATGATGCGAATGTGAAGCCGAAATCCATCATCGGCGTAGCCAACGGCGCATTCAGCAATCAGCAATTTATCACCCAGCAAAAAGACATCAACCAAAACATCATGGATGTCAACTACACGATCAATCCGAAAAGCGATTTGGCCAATCAAGTAAAAGAGAAATATAAAAACCAATTCCAAAAAGATATGAGCGCCAATGCCGCTTATTCTTACACAGCGGCGCAAGTCCTCTTGGATGCAATCGAACGGGCGGCTTCCGCCGACCGCGACAAAATCAGGGAAGCGCTGACTCAAACCGATTTCTCCAAGCACATTCTGCCGCAGTCGCCTATCAAATTTGACGCTACCGGACAAAATGTGAACGCCCAAGCCGTGCTGAATCAAATCTTTGACGGAAAATCCCAGGTAGTCTTCCCTGACGATTACAAAACCGCGAATCCGGTTTATCCGATGCCGTAA
- a CDS encoding branched-chain amino acid ABC transporter permease has protein sequence MSIGLIAQSFVDGILMGGIYGLVAIGLTLIFGVMKIINFAQGSLMMLGMYVTYWMFTLFGVNPYLSIPISALALFIVGSLIQKGILSRMLNAPEHNQLLVTLGIMLFLENMALALWSPDFRNVQVPGMVDTLHLGQININTPKLIAFLSAAGLSILLFWFLKNTMVGKAIRATSLERQGAALVGISTSKINMIAFGLGAALAAVAGSLINPFFYTSPTVGDTFILKGFVVVVLGGLGNFLGALVGGLIIGVSESLGGALLPGSLKEMVPYIIFIAVLLLKPNGLFGGKIR, from the coding sequence ATGTCAATCGGCTTGATTGCCCAGTCTTTCGTCGACGGGATATTGATGGGCGGTATCTATGGTTTGGTGGCGATCGGCCTGACCTTGATTTTCGGCGTGATGAAAATTATCAATTTTGCCCAAGGTTCTTTGATGATGCTGGGTATGTACGTTACTTATTGGATGTTCACCCTGTTTGGGGTCAATCCGTATTTGTCGATTCCGATCAGCGCCTTGGCTCTGTTTATAGTGGGCTCACTGATTCAGAAAGGCATCCTTTCAAGAATGCTCAACGCTCCGGAGCATAATCAGTTGCTGGTCACGCTCGGAATCATGCTGTTTCTGGAAAATATGGCATTAGCTCTATGGAGTCCTGATTTTCGGAACGTCCAAGTCCCGGGGATGGTCGACACCCTGCATCTGGGACAGATCAACATCAATACGCCAAAATTGATAGCCTTCCTGTCTGCTGCAGGCCTGTCTATCCTTTTGTTCTGGTTTTTGAAGAATACTATGGTAGGAAAAGCCATCCGCGCAACCTCGTTGGAACGTCAAGGAGCCGCATTGGTGGGAATCAGCACTAGTAAAATCAATATGATCGCATTCGGACTGGGGGCTGCGCTGGCCGCTGTCGCCGGCAGTTTGATCAATCCGTTTTTCTATACGTCTCCGACGGTAGGGGATACATTCATTCTGAAGGGCTTTGTGGTCGTGGTTTTGGGAGGCTTGGGCAATTTTCTCGGGGCTTTGGTTGGCGGACTGATTATCGGCGTTTCCGAATCGCTGGGAGGGGCGCTGCTGCCCGGCAGCCTTAAGGAAATGGTGCCTTATATTATTTTTATCGCGGTACTGCTGCTTAAGCCGAATGGTTTGTTTGGAGGGAAAATCAGGTGA
- a CDS encoding branched-chain amino acid ABC transporter permease, which produces MKKTLLLLLPLILILIFPVLVKDSYFLNLGILVLYYTFLSQAWNILSGYSGQFSFGHAAFFGTGAYASTILLTGYGVSPWIGMFVGAFVSTLIGLFIGYLTFRYKLRGAYFALSTLAFAEILRIAVQNSDFFKKTMGIMIPLKQDPWMFQFESASSYYYTILIFAGFSIWLVYRIGRSRLGFNLAAIRENEDAARSLGVNIYKNKMIAMGLSAGLTALGGSFYAQYILFIDPPTTFGTEVSISILLPVIIGGVGTVLGPLVGSLITIPLGELTSALFGDFAGVHLMVYGLILVIVILFLPEGIVGWFQDRARKKEAGMNNGILKERG; this is translated from the coding sequence GTGAAAAAGACGTTGTTATTGCTGCTGCCGTTGATCCTGATCCTCATTTTTCCCGTGCTGGTGAAGGATTCTTATTTTTTGAACCTCGGGATACTGGTGCTGTATTATACATTTTTGAGTCAAGCATGGAATATTTTGAGCGGTTACTCCGGCCAATTCTCCTTCGGCCATGCCGCTTTTTTCGGAACGGGAGCGTATGCTTCCACGATTCTTTTGACCGGATACGGGGTATCCCCTTGGATAGGAATGTTCGTCGGGGCTTTCGTCTCGACTTTGATCGGATTATTCATCGGTTATTTAACTTTCCGTTATAAATTGAGAGGCGCTTATTTCGCCTTAAGCACCTTGGCTTTTGCCGAAATCCTGCGGATTGCCGTGCAGAATTCCGATTTTTTCAAGAAAACGATGGGCATAATGATTCCGCTGAAGCAAGATCCCTGGATGTTCCAATTCGAATCGGCGTCTTCTTATTATTATACCATCCTGATTTTTGCGGGCTTCAGCATTTGGCTGGTTTATCGGATCGGCAGATCGCGGCTCGGCTTCAATTTGGCGGCCATCCGGGAAAATGAGGATGCGGCCAGGTCGCTCGGAGTCAATATTTATAAGAATAAAATGATTGCCATGGGATTAAGCGCCGGTTTGACAGCCTTGGGCGGCAGCTTCTATGCTCAGTACATTCTGTTTATCGATCCGCCCACCACATTCGGGACCGAGGTATCGATTTCCATTCTGCTGCCGGTAATCATCGGCGGGGTCGGCACCGTCTTGGGGCCCTTGGTCGGCTCGCTGATCACGATTCCTTTGGGGGAATTGACAAGCGCGCTGTTCGGAGATTTTGCGGGTGTCCATTTGATGGTGTACGGTTTGATATTGGTCATTGTCATTCTGTTTTTGCCTGAAGGGATCGTGGGCTGGTTTCAGGACCGGGCCAGAAAAAAAGAGGCGGGCATGAACAACGGAATCTTGAAGGAGAGGGGTTAG
- a CDS encoding ABC transporter ATP-binding protein, producing the protein MALLAVDNLTKKFSGLVAVNRVSLHLEQGEILGLIGPNGAGKTTLFHSICGFHVPEEGSIRLNGEEIRGVKPEGICDRGIARTFQIVMPFGNLTVLENVIVGAFNRVKSYKEAEKIALEQLDFLQLAGKARIRMKDLTFPEQKKVEVARALATQPKILFLDEVMSGLNPSEVNEFIGIIKEIRSRGMTICFIEHLMSAVMSLSDRLVVLHLGEKIAEGKPGDVVKNATVVEAYLGEEIAEC; encoded by the coding sequence ATGGCTCTTTTGGCGGTGGACAATCTGACCAAGAAATTTTCGGGCTTGGTGGCGGTTAACCGTGTCAGTCTGCATCTCGAGCAAGGGGAGATATTGGGTTTGATCGGTCCCAACGGCGCCGGAAAAACGACCTTGTTTCATTCCATCTGCGGTTTTCACGTTCCCGAAGAAGGCTCAATCCGGCTGAACGGAGAGGAAATCAGAGGAGTTAAGCCGGAGGGAATCTGCGATAGAGGGATTGCGAGAACATTTCAAATCGTAATGCCGTTCGGCAACCTGACTGTTTTGGAGAATGTGATCGTCGGCGCTTTCAACCGGGTAAAATCCTATAAAGAAGCGGAAAAAATCGCTCTTGAGCAGCTGGATTTTCTTCAGTTGGCCGGGAAAGCGAGAATCAGAATGAAAGACTTGACCTTTCCGGAACAAAAAAAGGTGGAAGTGGCGCGGGCTCTGGCCACGCAGCCGAAAATCCTGTTTTTGGATGAAGTGATGTCCGGACTGAATCCCTCGGAGGTGAACGAATTCATCGGGATCATTAAAGAAATTCGCTCCCGCGGGATGACCATTTGCTTTATCGAGCATTTGATGTCGGCCGTCATGTCTTTATCCGACAGGCTGGTGGTGCTCCACCTCGGCGAAAAAATCGCGGAGGGAAAACCCGGGGATGTCGTCAAAAACGCCACTGTGGTTGAAGCCTATTTGGGGGAGGAAATCGCAGAGTGCTAA
- a CDS encoding ABC transporter ATP-binding protein encodes MLKVSNLNAGYGNVQVLRNVSFHVESGEMVCILGTNGAGKTTLLKTLSGLIRPWSGTIEFEGIPMESKKPEQIVREGLIQVPEGRKLFAQMTVLENLELGAYTENARKKMKSNIQICFELFPILQEKQHQAAGSMSGGQQQMLAIARALMSKPKLLLLDEPSTGLSPLLTKQVFDVIRSIKSQGVTVLLVEQNAYQALAMSDRGYVIENGGIVMEGTSGELINDEQLKSSYLGIVSES; translated from the coding sequence GTGCTAAAGGTGAGCAATTTAAATGCGGGCTACGGAAATGTGCAAGTATTGCGAAATGTTTCTTTCCATGTTGAATCTGGCGAGATGGTCTGCATACTGGGTACGAACGGCGCAGGCAAAACGACGCTGTTAAAAACACTGTCCGGCTTGATTCGGCCGTGGTCCGGCACGATTGAATTTGAAGGGATCCCGATGGAAAGCAAAAAGCCCGAGCAAATCGTGCGGGAGGGATTGATTCAGGTGCCGGAAGGGCGGAAATTATTCGCCCAAATGACGGTGTTGGAAAATTTGGAGCTTGGCGCATATACCGAAAATGCCCGAAAAAAGATGAAAAGCAATATTCAGATTTGCTTCGAGCTGTTTCCGATTCTGCAGGAAAAACAGCATCAAGCGGCAGGCAGCATGAGCGGCGGACAGCAGCAGATGCTGGCGATTGCGAGAGCTCTGATGTCGAAGCCGAAATTGCTGCTGTTGGATGAGCCTTCGACGGGATTGTCACCGCTCTTGACCAAGCAGGTTTTTGATGTGATCCGAAGCATTAAATCCCAAGGAGTCACCGTGCTGCTGGTCGAACAAAACGCGTATCAAGCCCTGGCTATGTCGGACCGAGGATATGTGATTGAAAACGGCGGCATCGTCATGGAAGGAACATCCGGGGAATTAATCAATGACGAACAGTTGAAATCCTCCTATCTGGGGATTGTCAGTGAATCATAG
- a CDS encoding IclR family transcriptional regulator has protein sequence MKSFEKMFNILSMYSMDRTSLSISEIQEELKYPKSTIFRILNTLEKNNYVERNPDNHRYSLGFNFFRLGSIVQSQLDFRKVSLPIMKRLVAETNETVELNIVDGLNRVCIEKVDSPLDVRNFVRIGERKPLHLGASGKVLMAFLDKAEQIRIAENLQKDTGIDKERLLSSLEDIRKQGYACTRGERVPGSFAVAAPLFDKDGQMTASLTIAGPIQRLSDEREKELLQILLKASREISQNLGYPSFS, from the coding sequence ATGAAATCATTCGAAAAAATGTTCAATATTTTATCCATGTACAGTATGGACCGAACAAGCTTATCCATCAGCGAAATACAAGAGGAGCTCAAATATCCGAAAAGCACGATCTTCCGCATTCTGAATACACTTGAGAAAAACAACTATGTGGAGCGAAACCCCGACAATCACAGGTATTCTCTGGGATTCAACTTTTTCCGGCTGGGAAGCATTGTCCAAAGCCAGCTGGATTTCCGCAAAGTTTCGCTCCCGATCATGAAGAGATTGGTTGCGGAGACGAACGAAACCGTGGAATTGAATATTGTTGACGGATTGAACCGCGTTTGCATAGAAAAAGTGGACAGTCCGTTGGATGTGCGGAATTTCGTGCGCATCGGGGAGCGAAAACCGCTTCACCTTGGCGCTTCGGGCAAAGTTTTGATGGCTTTCTTGGATAAGGCTGAGCAAATCAGGATTGCTGAAAATTTGCAGAAGGACACGGGGATTGACAAGGAACGATTATTGAGCTCGCTTGAGGACATCCGAAAACAGGGATACGCATGCACGAGGGGCGAAAGGGTCCCGGGAAGCTTCGCGGTTGCGGCTCCGCTCTTTGATAAAGACGGACAAATGACGGCAAGCTTGACGATTGCCGGACCGATCCAGCGTTTGTCGGACGAACGGGAAAAGGAGCTGCTTCAAATCCTGCTGAAAGCATCGAGGGAAATCAGCCAGAATCTAGGTTATCCTTCTTTTTCATAG
- a CDS encoding CaiB/BaiF CoA transferase family protein, translating to MKPGQNLGPLRGIRILDLSTMIAAPFGATLLGDFGAEVIKVEMPEKGDSLRDMGPFHGKEPLRWPGMARNKKSLTLDLHHEEAKEILKKLVKVSDVIIENFRPGTLEKWNIGYEDLKKENKNLIMVRVTGYGQTGPNSYKAGFGTPATAYSGFTYLHGFQDRPPISPAFSLTDYITGIYVAFATAAALYYRDANEHGTGQYVDLGLYESVFRMMEFLVAEYDQNGTVKERSAGLSGHSSPAGTFMTKDGHWVVLVTSSDRTFERLAKAMNREDMLEDERFFTNSVRLKHFDLTNGIVADWVKTINRKELIELLDEHGVPVSPIYNIKDIFEDEHYRERENIVEVSHPRLGKIKMPGIVPKFSETPGSIRNVGPDLGEHNEEILCELLQLSKDEFNKLKENHVI from the coding sequence ATGAAACCGGGGCAAAATTTAGGGCCTCTCAGAGGGATCAGGATTCTGGATCTTTCAACGATGATTGCCGCGCCGTTCGGGGCCACTTTACTGGGCGATTTCGGCGCAGAAGTGATAAAGGTTGAGATGCCTGAAAAAGGGGATTCCCTGCGGGACATGGGACCTTTTCACGGAAAGGAACCGCTTCGCTGGCCGGGAATGGCGAGAAACAAAAAATCGCTGACACTGGATCTCCATCACGAAGAAGCAAAGGAGATTTTGAAGAAGCTTGTAAAAGTATCGGATGTCATTATCGAAAACTTCAGGCCCGGAACCTTGGAAAAATGGAATATCGGTTATGAAGACTTGAAAAAAGAAAATAAGAATTTGATAATGGTCCGCGTAACCGGTTACGGCCAGACGGGACCGAATTCATATAAAGCCGGATTCGGCACCCCCGCGACGGCTTACAGCGGATTTACTTATCTGCACGGATTTCAAGATAGACCGCCGATCAGTCCTGCCTTTTCGTTAACCGATTATATTACGGGAATCTATGTAGCTTTTGCCACTGCAGCCGCCTTGTATTACCGTGACGCGAACGAGCATGGAACGGGTCAATACGTCGATCTCGGACTTTATGAATCGGTTTTCCGCATGATGGAGTTTTTGGTGGCTGAATACGATCAGAACGGTACGGTCAAAGAACGATCGGCCGGGCTGAGCGGACATTCGAGTCCGGCAGGGACTTTCATGACAAAGGATGGCCATTGGGTCGTATTGGTGACAAGCTCTGACCGCACCTTTGAGCGTCTGGCCAAAGCGATGAACAGGGAGGATATGCTTGAGGATGAGAGATTCTTTACGAATTCCGTAAGGCTGAAGCATTTTGATTTGACCAATGGCATCGTTGCGGATTGGGTGAAAACGATAAACCGCAAGGAGCTCATTGAGCTGTTGGATGAACACGGGGTTCCGGTGAGCCCGATTTACAATATCAAAGATATTTTTGAAGATGAGCATTATCGGGAGAGGGAAAATATTGTGGAAGTGAGTCATCCGAGGCTTGGAAAAATCAAAATGCCGGGGATCGTTCCGAAATTTTCCGAAACGCCGGGATCGATCCGCAACGTCGGGCCGGATCTGGGAGAACACAACGAAGAGATTCTATGCGAACTACTGCAGCTTAGTAAAGATGAATTCAACAAATTGAAGGAAAACCATGTCATATAA
- a CDS encoding hydroxymethylglutaryl-CoA lyase, which produces MSYNLEVRMEYPDQVNIAEVCPRDGFQSMMETIPTDEKVEIINRLMECNYPQIEVTSFVHPKAIPQLVDADEVMKKINRKPGVQLRALIPNLRGLERAAQAGVDKVKLMLSATDSHSLSNANAKTMEAMQAFDPLVKKADEYHIKVSGSISVAFGCPYEGEVSIERLVTICEKYRELGVRDLSLADTTGMGNPARVKMVIRKLREHFPDFKFSLHLHNTRGMAFANAVAGLEEGIRDFDSSVAGFGGCPYAPNASGNIASEDLIHGFEEMGVKTNVSLDRVLETARYLQSKYPKYADSFLLKAGRCSDLHLAPKGQTKLG; this is translated from the coding sequence ATGTCATATAATCTGGAGGTTCGCATGGAGTATCCTGATCAAGTGAACATTGCCGAAGTATGCCCCCGTGACGGCTTCCAAAGCATGATGGAAACGATACCCACAGATGAAAAAGTGGAGATCATCAATCGGCTGATGGAATGCAACTATCCGCAAATCGAAGTGACGTCATTCGTTCACCCGAAGGCAATTCCGCAGCTGGTCGATGCGGATGAAGTGATGAAGAAAATCAACAGAAAACCGGGCGTTCAGCTTCGCGCTCTCATTCCGAACCTGCGCGGGCTGGAAAGGGCGGCTCAAGCCGGAGTGGACAAGGTGAAATTAATGCTTTCCGCAACGGATTCCCACAGCTTGAGCAATGCCAACGCCAAGACAATGGAGGCTATGCAGGCCTTCGATCCGCTGGTCAAAAAAGCGGATGAATATCATATCAAGGTTTCCGGCTCCATATCGGTGGCGTTCGGCTGTCCGTATGAAGGGGAAGTTTCGATAGAACGACTGGTCACGATTTGCGAAAAGTATCGGGAACTGGGAGTTCGCGATCTCTCATTGGCCGATACGACCGGCATGGGCAATCCGGCAAGGGTAAAAATGGTGATTCGCAAATTAAGGGAGCATTTCCCGGATTTTAAATTTTCCTTGCATCTTCACAATACCCGGGGCATGGCATTCGCCAATGCGGTTGCGGGACTGGAAGAGGGAATCCGGGATTTCGACAGCTCTGTCGCAGGGTTTGGAGGCTGTCCGTATGCGCCCAATGCAAGCGGAAATATCGCTTCTGAGGATTTGATTCACGGCTTTGAGGAAATGGGCGTCAAGACGAATGTTTCCTTGGATCGGGTGCTTGAGACGGCCCGCTACTTGCAGAGCAAATATCCGAAATATGCGGACAGCTTTCTGCTGAAAGCGGGCAGATGCTCGGATCTGCATTTGGCGCCAAAGGGTCAGACCAAATTGGGGTAA